A genome region from Yoonia vestfoldensis includes the following:
- a CDS encoding acyl carrier protein, producing MTTDDRIIAIIAEQAMLEPGDVALEASLADLGIDSLGLVECIFAIEEGFDISVPFNANDPTASGFDISSVGAIIAAVKQLQAEQAG from the coding sequence ATGACAACCGATGACCGGATCATCGCCATCATCGCCGAACAGGCCATGCTAGAGCCGGGCGATGTCGCGCTGGAGGCATCGCTGGCCGATCTGGGGATCGATTCACTGGGCTTGGTGGAATGTATTTTCGCGATCGAGGAAGGTTTTGACATCTCGGTGCCGTTCAACGCCAATGATCCGACGGCCAGCGGTTTTGACATCTCCTCGGTGGGGGCGATCATCGCGGCGGTCAAGCAGTTGCAAGCCGAACAGGCAGGCTGA
- the mbhE gene encoding hydrogen gas-evolving membrane-bound hydrogenase subunit E, protein MASSSSQGWVTPAGILPVIIAGALFLGLLQALPAIGNGETLRYVWDWVPSLGVTISFVIDGLSLMFGLLITGIGALVMLYSAKYLAGHKQQARFSLLLTSFMLAMLGVVMADNLLALFVFWELTTITSYLLIGFNHDSAKSRRSALQALLVTGVGGLALLAAAILIGNVAGTFELSEIRAMDDVLVQSALYLPILILVLLAAFTKSAQMPFHFWLPNAMAAPTPVSAYLHSATMVKAGIYLMARMHPGLSGTEIWLWTLTIAGAATMVFASVIALRQTDLKQALAYTTLMALGALTLLLANDSGYAITAAVTFLMVHSFYKAALFLVVGILDHQTGTRETTKLFGLGRAMPVTALAAALAGLSMAGIPPFLGFMAKELSYAGAVHIESSPLLVAGSFLAASALMFAIAGIVGFRPFFSKAGTPLQGITEAKWPMLLGPVLLALLGTFFGLFPALLATYLVNPTVAAILGVPGQAKILQLWAGFNLPLLLSVLTFVLGYLIYAFATPLRAFLTRLGDRSPSFDKGWDRLLAGVLAGAKWQTRVIQTGQLRFYTMVTFITTLVALAGTMILRPAVILPLDLSAIGVTDWLVFGLVFVGTVLTIVTQSRITAIAGLGTVGIGIALIFVLYSAPDVAITQLLVETLVVVLFAAAALRLPALGAEPLRTRWLDALVAGGLGVTVTLILLMVTTGPIDRSLTDFFEASSYPDAYGQNIVNVILVDFRALDTFGEIAVVLVAAIGIFALLRSKPGKDAA, encoded by the coding sequence GTGGCAAGTTCTTCTTCTCAGGGCTGGGTAACGCCCGCTGGTATCCTTCCTGTCATCATTGCAGGCGCTTTGTTTCTGGGGTTGCTGCAGGCCTTGCCTGCCATCGGCAACGGGGAAACCCTGCGCTATGTCTGGGATTGGGTGCCCAGCCTGGGCGTCACGATCAGTTTTGTCATCGACGGGCTTAGCCTGATGTTCGGGCTGCTGATCACCGGGATCGGCGCGCTGGTAATGCTTTATTCCGCCAAATACCTGGCCGGTCACAAGCAACAGGCGCGGTTTTCACTGCTGCTGACCAGTTTCATGCTGGCCATGCTGGGGGTCGTGATGGCCGACAACCTGCTGGCTTTGTTCGTTTTTTGGGAATTGACGACGATCACATCCTATCTGCTGATCGGCTTCAACCATGACAGCGCGAAATCGCGACGCTCTGCCTTGCAGGCGCTGTTGGTGACAGGTGTCGGGGGGCTGGCGCTGCTGGCGGCGGCGATCCTGATCGGCAATGTCGCAGGCACGTTCGAGCTGTCGGAAATCCGCGCCATGGATGATGTGCTGGTGCAAAGCGCGCTTTACCTGCCGATCCTGATCCTTGTGCTGCTGGCGGCCTTTACCAAATCGGCACAGATGCCGTTCCATTTCTGGCTGCCCAATGCGATGGCCGCCCCCACCCCTGTCAGCGCCTATCTGCATTCGGCCACGATGGTGAAGGCGGGGATCTATCTGATGGCGCGGATGCATCCCGGATTAAGCGGGACAGAGATCTGGCTATGGACATTGACCATCGCAGGGGCTGCGACCATGGTTTTCGCCTCGGTCATCGCCTTGCGCCAGACCGATCTGAAACAGGCGCTGGCCTATACCACCTTGATGGCGCTGGGCGCGCTGACGCTGCTGTTGGCCAATGACAGCGGCTATGCGATCACCGCGGCGGTGACCTTTTTGATGGTGCATTCCTTTTACAAGGCGGCGCTGTTTCTGGTCGTCGGCATCCTGGATCACCAGACCGGCACCCGCGAAACCACCAAGCTATTCGGCCTGGGCCGCGCCATGCCGGTAACCGCCCTGGCCGCAGCGCTTGCCGGATTGTCGATGGCGGGGATACCGCCTTTCCTGGGCTTCATGGCCAAGGAATTATCCTATGCGGGTGCTGTGCATATTGAATCCTCGCCGCTTTTGGTGGCGGGTTCATTTCTGGCCGCCAGCGCGCTGATGTTCGCCATCGCGGGGATCGTCGGGTTCCGGCCGTTTTTCAGCAAGGCCGGCACCCCGCTGCAAGGCATTACCGAGGCGAAATGGCCGATGCTGCTGGGCCCTGTGCTGCTGGCGCTGCTGGGGACATTCTTTGGCCTGTTTCCCGCGCTTCTTGCCACATATCTGGTCAATCCGACCGTCGCCGCCATCCTTGGCGTCCCCGGCCAGGCCAAGATTCTGCAACTTTGGGCCGGGTTCAACCTGCCCTTGTTGCTGAGCGTGCTGACCTTTGTGCTGGGCTATCTGATCTATGCTTTTGCCACGCCGCTGCGGGCATTTCTGACCCGTCTGGGCGACCGCAGCCCCAGCTTTGACAAAGGCTGGGACAGGCTGCTGGCCGGCGTGCTGGCGGGCGCGAAATGGCAGACCCGCGTGATCCAGACCGGCCAATTGCGGTTCTATACGATGGTCACTTTCATCACGACGCTGGTCGCACTGGCGGGCACGATGATCCTGCGCCCTGCCGTGATCCTGCCCCTTGATCTGAGCGCGATTGGCGTCACCGATTGGCTGGTCTTCGGCCTGGTCTTTGTGGGGACGGTGCTGACCATCGTCACCCAATCGCGGATCACCGCCATTGCCGGGCTTGGCACGGTGGGCATCGGGATCGCGCTGATCTTTGTGCTTTATTCCGCACCCGATGTGGCGATTACCCAATTGCTGGTCGAGACCCTGGTGGTCGTGCTTTTTGCCGCCGCCGCGCTGCGCCTGCCCGCTTTGGGGGCAGAGCCGCTGCGGACCCGCTGGCTGGATGCGCTGGTCGCAGGCGGGCTGGGCGTGACGGTGACGCTGATCCTGCTGATGGTCACCACCGGCCCGATCGACCGCAGCCTGACCGATTTCTTCGAGGCCTCAAGCTATCCTGACGCTTACGGCCAGAATATCGTGAACGTGATCCTCGTCGATTTCCGCGCGCTCGACACATTCGGCGAGATCGCCGTCGTGCTGGTCGCGGCGATCGGTATCTTTGCCCTGCTGCGCAGCAAGCCCGGAAAGGATGCGGCATGA
- a CDS encoding UDP-3-O-(3-hydroxymyristoyl)glucosamine N-acyltransferase → MTHSIRAIAAALQAEARGDLDLQVLRASEPATAGPDDLALAMTPAYGPALQSGAARAAIVWPDADWQALGLQAAIIAPRARLAMARLTQLLDPKAVATGISPQALVDPTAMVAADASIGAFCVIGAGAVIGAGTWIADQVSIAPGVVIGADCQINAGVRLQAGVRLGDRVILQPNVVIGGDGFSFVSAEPSNVEIARETLGAAALQAPADPTWHRIHSLGGVVIGDDVEIGAGSTVDAGTIRATRIGQGSKLDNLVQIGHNVIVGAHCLICAQAGVAGSSVIGDRVVVGGKAGIADNLKIGDDVVLGGGSVVLSHVPAGRVMMGYPATKMQTHIDSYKALRRLPRLLRDFATRQ, encoded by the coding sequence ATGACCCATTCCATTCGTGCGATCGCGGCCGCGTTGCAGGCCGAGGCGCGGGGCGATCTTGATCTACAGGTTCTGCGCGCCTCTGAACCGGCCACCGCCGGTCCTGATGATCTGGCGCTGGCGATGACGCCCGCCTATGGCCCGGCTTTGCAAAGCGGGGCGGCACGGGCCGCGATTGTCTGGCCCGATGCCGATTGGCAGGCGCTTGGCTTGCAGGCCGCGATCATCGCGCCGCGCGCGCGGCTGGCGATGGCGCGGCTGACGCAACTGCTCGACCCCAAGGCCGTGGCGACGGGGATCAGCCCGCAAGCGCTGGTCGATCCCACGGCGATGGTCGCGGCGGATGCCAGTATCGGCGCCTTTTGCGTCATCGGTGCGGGGGCGGTGATCGGGGCGGGGACATGGATCGCGGATCAGGTCAGCATCGCGCCCGGTGTGGTGATCGGGGCTGACTGCCAGATCAATGCCGGTGTGCGCCTGCAGGCGGGCGTGCGCTTGGGCGACAGGGTGATCCTGCAACCCAATGTGGTGATCGGCGGCGACGGGTTTTCCTTTGTCAGCGCAGAGCCGTCGAATGTCGAGATCGCGCGCGAGACGCTGGGCGCGGCCGCTTTGCAGGCCCCCGCTGATCCGACATGGCACCGGATTCATTCGCTGGGCGGTGTGGTGATCGGCGATGATGTCGAAATCGGCGCCGGGTCCACGGTGGATGCAGGCACGATCCGCGCGACCCGCATCGGGCAGGGCAGCAAGCTCGATAACCTTGTGCAGATCGGGCATAATGTGATCGTGGGCGCGCATTGCCTGATCTGTGCGCAGGCGGGCGTGGCGGGGTCCAGCGTGATCGGCGACCGCGTGGTCGTGGGCGGCAAGGCGGGGATCGCGGATAACCTGAAGATCGGTGATGACGTGGTCTTGGGCGGCGGGTCGGTGGTATTGTCGCATGTGCCTGCGGGGCGCGTCATGATGGGCTATCCCGCGACCAAGATGCAGACCCATATCGACAGCTACAAGGCGCTGCGCCGCCTGCCACGGCTGTTGCGCGATTTTGCCACACGTCAATAA
- a CDS encoding beta-ketoacyl-[acyl-carrier-protein] synthase family protein: MARVVITGAGTINPIGGDVPTTFAAMREGRCGIGPLDIPDVDRLAIQIGGQIKGYAETDHFNRQQIALYDRFTQFTLLAARQALGQAGLRFTGALADQSGVIFGTSGGGLNTQDENYRAVYEEGKNRVHPFIVPKLMNNAAASHVSMEWNLRGPSFTVATACASSNHAMGQAFNMIRCGMTKVMVTGGSEAMLCFGGIKAWEGLRVMSKDACRPFSATRNGMVQGEGAGVFVFEDYDHARARGADILCEVIGFAMTSDASDIVMPNKQGAARAIAGAVRDAGVALDAVGYINAHGTGTAANDKTECAAVADVFGAHADKLMMSSTKSMHGHLIGGTGAVELLACIMALRDGVIAPTIGYEESDPECALDVVPNVARDAKVDVALSNAFAFGGLNAVIALRRFA; encoded by the coding sequence ATGGCGCGGGTCGTCATTACCGGTGCCGGAACGATCAACCCGATTGGCGGCGACGTGCCCACCACCTTTGCCGCCATGCGCGAAGGCCGCTGCGGCATCGGTCCGCTGGATATCCCCGATGTGGACCGGCTGGCGATCCAGATCGGCGGGCAGATCAAGGGCTATGCCGAAACCGATCATTTCAACCGCCAGCAAATCGCGCTTTATGACCGGTTCACGCAATTCACGCTGCTGGCCGCGCGTCAGGCGCTGGGGCAGGCGGGGCTGCGCTTTACCGGTGCTTTGGCCGATCAATCGGGCGTGATCTTTGGCACTTCGGGGGGCGGGCTGAACACGCAGGATGAAAATTACCGCGCCGTTTACGAAGAGGGCAAGAACCGCGTGCATCCGTTCATCGTGCCCAAGCTGATGAATAATGCCGCCGCCAGCCATGTCTCGATGGAATGGAACCTGCGCGGGCCAAGCTTTACCGTCGCCACGGCCTGTGCCTCGTCCAACCATGCGATGGGGCAGGCGTTCAACATGATCCGCTGCGGCATGACCAAGGTCATGGTCACCGGCGGGTCCGAGGCGATGCTATGTTTCGGCGGCATCAAGGCCTGGGAAGGGCTGCGGGTGATGTCCAAAGATGCCTGCCGGCCGTTTTCGGCCACGCGCAACGGCATGGTGCAGGGCGAGGGCGCAGGCGTCTTTGTCTTCGAGGATTACGACCATGCGCGCGCGCGGGGGGCCGATATCTTGTGCGAAGTGATCGGTTTCGCCATGACCTCGGATGCATCCGACATCGTGATGCCCAATAAACAAGGGGCGGCGCGCGCGATTGCGGGGGCTGTCAGGGATGCGGGCGTGGCGCTGGATGCGGTGGGCTATATCAATGCGCATGGCACCGGCACGGCGGCCAATGACAAGACCGAATGCGCCGCTGTCGCCGATGTCTTTGGCGCGCATGCCGACAAGTTGATGATGTCATCGACCAAATCCATGCATGGCCATCTGATCGGCGGCACCGGCGCGGTCGAGCTTTTGGCCTGTATCATGGCGCTGCGCGACGGGGTGATCGCGCCCACCATCGGCTATGAGGAATCCGACCCCGAATGCGCGCTGGATGTGGTCCCCAATGTGGCGCGCGACGCCAAGGTTGATGTCGCGCTGTCCAATGCTTTTGCCTTTGGCGGGCTGAACGCGGTGATCGCGCTGCGCCGTTTTGCCTAG
- a CDS encoding HlyC/CorC family transporter, with protein MDPSTLDAAFWATAAAIVVLLILSAFFSGSETALTAASRGKLRSAADKGSRGAERALKVTEDNERLIGSVLLGNNVVNILATSLATAILTKVFGQNGVAAATLIMTLLVLIFAEVLPKTFAITNPEKVASFVARPIGVIVLIFAPAVTAVRFLVRGVLYLFGVRTDPDSNILAVREEIAGALHLGHAEGWVEKEDRDRILGALDLNERTVEEVMLHRSGIEMVDAALPAQDILAQILQSQHTRLPLYRDNPENIVGVIHAKDLLRAMHKLLSGGTVDGQGLAVFDVMKVAMPPYFVPETTTLGDQMRNFLKRKTHFALVVDEYGGLEGLITLEDILEEIVGEIADEFDDYEPEQIAATADGAYIVDGGITIRDLNRAHDWQLPDDEANTIAGLVIHEAQMIPVVGQVFSFHGFRFEVLTKEENRLATLKIRKL; from the coding sequence ATGGACCCCTCGACACTCGACGCAGCATTCTGGGCCACGGCGGCGGCCATTGTTGTCTTGCTGATCCTCTCGGCCTTCTTTTCAGGCTCTGAAACGGCGCTGACCGCCGCCTCGCGCGGCAAGCTGCGGTCGGCCGCAGACAAAGGATCGCGGGGCGCGGAACGGGCGCTGAAAGTGACCGAGGATAACGAACGCCTGATCGGCTCGGTCCTGCTGGGCAATAATGTGGTCAATATTCTGGCCACCTCGCTGGCCACCGCGATCCTGACCAAGGTCTTTGGCCAGAACGGGGTCGCCGCCGCCACGCTGATCATGACGCTGCTGGTGCTGATCTTTGCCGAGGTCCTGCCCAAGACCTTTGCCATCACCAATCCTGAAAAGGTCGCCTCTTTCGTGGCCCGCCCGATCGGGGTGATCGTACTGATCTTTGCCCCCGCGGTGACAGCCGTGCGGTTTTTGGTGCGCGGTGTGCTGTATCTGTTCGGCGTGCGCACCGATCCTGACAGCAATATTCTGGCCGTGCGCGAGGAAATCGCCGGCGCCTTGCATCTGGGCCATGCCGAAGGCTGGGTCGAGAAAGAAGACCGCGACCGGATTCTGGGCGCGCTGGACCTGAACGAACGCACCGTGGAAGAGGTGATGCTGCACCGCTCGGGCATCGAGATGGTGGATGCCGCCCTGCCCGCGCAGGATATTCTGGCGCAGATCCTGCAAAGCCAGCACACCCGCCTGCCGCTTTATCGTGACAATCCCGAAAATATCGTCGGGGTGATCCATGCCAAGGATCTGCTGCGCGCGATGCATAAATTGCTCAGCGGTGGCACGGTGGACGGACAGGGGCTGGCGGTCTTTGACGTGATGAAAGTCGCGATGCCGCCCTATTTCGTCCCCGAAACCACGACGCTGGGCGACCAGATGCGCAATTTCCTGAAACGAAAGACGCATTTCGCGCTGGTGGTGGATGAATATGGCGGGCTTGAAGGGCTGATCACGCTTGAAGACATCCTCGAGGAAATCGTGGGCGAGATCGCGGATGAATTCGACGATTACGAACCCGAACAGATCGCGGCCACGGCGGATGGCGCCTATATCGTTGATGGCGGCATCACGATCCGCGACCTGAACCGCGCGCATGATTGGCAATTGCCCGATGACGAGGCCAATACAATCGCCGGTCTGGTGATCCACGAGGCGCAGATGATCCCCGTGGTCGGACAGGTGTTTTCATTTCACGGTTTTCGCTTCGAGGTCCTGACCAAAGAGGAAAACCGGCTGGCGACGCTGAAGATCCGCAAGCTCTGA
- a CDS encoding invasion associated locus B family protein, with amino-acid sequence MRRTTTALTLAAFLAIGTQATAQDDTNALDLGEPVTPRIGEIYVADTHGDWEVRCIRAPEGQDDRCNLYQLLTNDADAPVAEFNLFRLPQGGQAMAGANIVVPLETLLTQQLTLSVDDGEPRRYPFSFCNAAGCVARIGLTEAEIAAFEAGSTATLRLVPAAAPEDDFLLTMSLAGFTEGFDNLAVIP; translated from the coding sequence ATGCGCAGGACCACAACCGCCCTTACACTTGCTGCCTTTCTTGCCATCGGCACCCAGGCCACGGCCCAAGACGACACCAATGCGCTGGATCTGGGCGAACCCGTCACCCCGCGCATCGGCGAGATCTATGTCGCCGACACCCATGGCGATTGGGAAGTCCGCTGCATCCGCGCGCCCGAAGGGCAGGATGACCGCTGCAATCTCTATCAGCTGCTGACCAATGATGCCGATGCACCGGTGGCGGAATTCAACCTGTTCCGTCTGCCCCAGGGCGGTCAGGCCATGGCCGGGGCCAATATCGTCGTGCCACTTGAAACGCTGCTGACCCAGCAGCTGACCTTATCGGTCGATGATGGCGAACCGCGCCGCTATCCGTTCAGCTTTTGCAATGCGGCGGGCTGCGTTGCGCGGATCGGCCTGACCGAAGCCGAGATCGCGGCGTTCGAAGCCGGGTCAACCGCGACCTTGCGTCTGGTCCCTGCCGCCGCACCAGAGGATGATTTCCTGCTGACCATGTCGCTGGCCGGCTTTACCGAGGGTTTCGACAATCTGGCCGTGATCCCCTAG
- a CDS encoding site-specific tyrosine recombinase XerD, producing MARWVQSYLQAQAAELDAAPNTQLAYARDLAGFAAWLADKGLHFASLSQDQIESYLIDCAAEGLAKSTRARRLSAIKQLFRFAYEEGWRADNPALQIKGPGRAQRLPKTLDLAEVDRLLDAARNSPRDGLRNTCLMELLYATGMRVTELVSLPVAAARGDPQMLLVRGKGGKERLVPLSPPARAAMANWLTARDQAEDSARKAGKPASKYLFPSHGKAGHLTRHAFFALIKTFAITAGLSPARVTPHVLRHAFATHLLAGGADLRSIQTMLGHADIATTEIYTHVLDQRLTDLVLQHHPLAKPTKP from the coding sequence ATGGCCCGCTGGGTCCAAAGCTATTTGCAGGCGCAGGCGGCGGAACTGGATGCCGCCCCCAATACGCAGCTGGCCTATGCGCGTGATCTGGCCGGTTTCGCCGCTTGGCTGGCTGATAAGGGGCTCCATTTCGCCAGCCTGTCGCAGGACCAGATCGAAAGCTATCTGATCGATTGCGCAGCCGAGGGTCTGGCCAAATCCACCCGCGCCCGCCGCCTGTCAGCGATCAAGCAATTGTTCCGTTTCGCCTATGAAGAAGGCTGGCGCGCCGATAATCCCGCGCTGCAGATCAAAGGGCCGGGCCGCGCGCAGCGCCTGCCCAAAACGCTGGATCTGGCCGAGGTGGACCGCCTGCTGGACGCCGCCCGCAACAGCCCGCGGGACGGGCTGCGCAATACCTGCCTGATGGAATTGCTTTATGCGACGGGGATGCGTGTCACCGAATTGGTCAGCCTGCCGGTGGCGGCGGCGCGCGGCGATCCCCAGATGCTGTTGGTGCGCGGCAAAGGCGGCAAGGAACGGCTGGTGCCTTTGTCGCCGCCCGCCCGCGCTGCCATGGCCAATTGGCTGACCGCGCGCGATCAGGCCGAAGATTCCGCGCGCAAGGCGGGCAAGCCTGCGTCGAAATACCTGTTTCCTTCGCATGGCAAGGCGGGCCATCTGACCCGACATGCGTTTTTCGCGCTGATCAAAACCTTTGCAATCACCGCCGGGCTATCGCCTGCGCGGGTCACGCCGCATGTGCTGCGCCATGCTTTTGCCACCCATCTGCTGGCGGGCGGGGCTGATCTGCGGTCGATCCAAACCATGCTGGGCCATGCCGATATCGCCACCACCGAGATCTATACCCATGTGCTGGACCAGCGCCTGACCGATCTGGTTTTGCAACACCATCCGCTGGCCAAACCGACCAAGCCTTGA
- a CDS encoding YcbK family protein yields MIDKMTSGMTRRGLLTALAATAVTAAPTFSQAQGFLRGAGDIRRIAMYNGRTGETLDTIYWIEGEYIAEAVREINLHMRDWRTGEAVQMDLRTIDIMAGALRLMETSEPYLLLSGYRSPATNAMLGARSSGVARDSLHMRGQAADLRLRSRSTSQMASAAAAFNAGGVGRYGRSNFVHMDCGPVRTWRG; encoded by the coding sequence ATGATTGACAAAATGACTTCGGGGATGACCCGGCGTGGGTTGCTGACAGCTTTGGCTGCAACCGCCGTGACAGCCGCACCGACATTTTCCCAGGCGCAGGGCTTTTTGCGCGGGGCGGGCGATATCCGCAGAATTGCGATGTATAACGGGCGCACCGGCGAAACGCTTGACACGATCTATTGGATCGAAGGCGAATATATCGCCGAGGCCGTGCGCGAAATTAACCTGCATATGCGCGATTGGCGCACGGGCGAAGCGGTGCAGATGGACCTGCGCACGATCGACATCATGGCGGGGGCGCTGCGGCTGATGGAAACCAGCGAACCCTATCTGCTGTTGTCGGGCTACCGGTCACCGGCGACCAATGCGATGCTGGGGGCGCGGTCCTCTGGCGTGGCGCGCGATTCCCTGCATATGCGCGGTCAGGCGGCCGATCTGCGGCTGCGCAGCCGCAGCACCAGCCAGATGGCCAGCGCGGCCGCCGCCTTTAACGCCGGTGGGGTCGGGCGCTATGGCCGGTCGAATTTCGTCCATATGGATTGCGGCCCTGTGCGCACCTGGCGCGGCTGA